The window GTTGCTGCGCAGATGCCGCTCCAGCGACCGCAGGGCGTCGGCTCGCCAGCGCGCCGAGGAGGGGAACCACCCGAACGCGCAGGCCGCGGCGAACTGCCCGGCGGCCTCGGCGATGACGTGGTTGTTCGCCGAAGACCCCCGGCTGGGGAAGGCGGCCAGCCAGCGCTGGTGGTGCCAGATCTGGTTGAGCGCCACCGGGTTGCCCTCGAACAGCCCGGTCGCGCCCGGCCAGCCGTCGAGCAGCCGGCGGATCCACACCCAGGACAGCAGCCGGATCCCCAGCTCGATGCCGCTGATCCAGTGCACGCCCCGCAGCGGCGGGTTGGCCGCCCACCACGACCGCAGGTGCTCGGCCACGCGCTCGGCGTACCGCTCGTTCCCGGTGATCGCGTAGGCGGCGGCGAGCACGGTGAGGTACTGGTGCCGGGACAGCTCCCAGATCTGCTTGATGTCCCCGACCGCGTCCTCGTTCCGGTACGGCACGTCGAAGGCGTAGCCCCATGGAGCCCGGCGCCCGGTCTTCGGGTCGCACCACCAGTCCGGGTCGGTCAGGTCGTCGCGGACCACCCCGAAGTACTCGACGTGCCCGTACATCAGCCGGTCCGCCTCGGCGATGAGGCGTTTCGCGGCGTCCGGAGGTATCGCGGCGATCGTCCCGGCGGGCAGGACCGCGGTGAACCGGGCGCCGGTCACGCTCGGGCAGTCCGGCCGCGCCGACCGCCACCGCCGCCTGCGCACCGCGTCGCCCACCCGGCCCGCGACCTCCTGCGGCCCCATCCGGGAGAGGCGTCGCAGGTACCAGCCCGCGCTCATGGTCATCGTGCCCTCGCCAACGTCACCGGCGCACCGCCCGCCAGACCCGCCTGCACGGCGAGGGTGGCCGCCGTGGTGGCGACCAGCGACTCCAGCGGCACCGGCATCGGCCCGCCGGTCCGCACGGCCTTGATGAACGCGGCCAGCTCGGCGTTCTGGCCCTTGTCCCGGGCCTTGGGCAGCCGCGAACTGACCCACCGCTTGCGGCCGGCCCCTCCGTCTGCAAACAGCGAGGCACGGACGAAGTCGTCGAGCCGCAGCACCTTGCCGTCCGCGACCAGGTCCAGCGTCTCCTTGGGGAAGCCGGGCGCGCCGTTGGTGACGTAGCTGATGGTGGCGGTGGACCCGTCCGGGTAGCGCAGCACGACCTGCAGGTCCTCGTTGCCGGACGCGGCGACCGCGTACACCGATACCGGGTCGGCCCCGAGCAGCCAGCTCGCCGTGTCGATGAAGTGCCCGCCCTCGCCGGCGAACCGCGAGCCCTCGGTGCCCTGTTGGAGGTACCAGCTGCCGTGCTGCAGCCGGCCCGCGTTGACCAGGTAGCGCAGGCTCGCCGGACCGGTCCGGGCGCCGAACCGCTGCCTGGCCTCCTGCAGCAGCGGCGCGAACCGGCGGTTGAAGCCCACCTGCAGCCGGTCGTTGCCGGACTCCTCCACCGCCGCGAGCACGCCGGCCAGCTCGTCCTCGGTGAGCGCCAACGGCTTCTCCACGAACACGGTCTTGCCCGCCAGCAGCGCCTTCCGGGTCAGTTCGGCGTGCGAGCTGTGCCGGGTGACCACGAACACCGCGTCGATCGACTTGTCGCCGAGGACGGCGTCGAGGTCGGTGGTCGCCTCGGCGAAGCCGAACTTGCGCTGCGCGTTGGCCGCGGACAGCGCCGTCGTGGTGACGACGGTCGACAGCTCGACGCCGTCGCGCTGGGCCAGGTGCGGCAGCAGCATCGACGTCGCGTAGTTTCCGGCGCCGACGAACGCGAGCCGCACCGGCGTCTTGGCGGCCCGGGCCGGCGTGGACACTCCGCCGCTGGGTCGCTTCACCGCGGGCACGGCCACCGCCGGGGCCTCCGCCTCCTCCGCTTCTCCCGCGGGCTCGGGGTACCGGAACAGCACGGCCACGGCCTTCAGATCGCCGTCCTTCAGACGCTGGTACGTCTCCACGGCGTCGTCGAAGTCGGCTACGTGGGAGACCAAGGGCTCCACGTCGACGCTGCCGCGGGCGACGAGGTCGAGGAAGCACGCCAGGTTGCGGCGCTCGGTCCAGCGCACGTAGCCGATCGGGTAGTCCCGGCCTTCGAGTTCGTACTCCGGGTCGTAGCGCCCTGGGCCGTACGAGCGCGAGAACCGGACGTCGAGCTCTTTCTCGTAGTACGCGTTCCACGGCAGGTCCAGGCGGCACTTGCCGATGTCGACGACCCGGCCCCGGTCCCGGCAGAGCCGGGCGGCCAGCTCGACGGGCTGGTTGCTGCCGCCGCCGGCGGCCAGGTACACCTGGTCCACGCCGTGACCGCCGGTGAGTTCGGCGACGGCGGCCTCCACGGCCGCGGAGGCGGGGTCGCCGCAGGCCGCGGCGCCCAGCCGCTCGGCCAGCTCGCAGCGCACCGGGTCGGGGTCGGCCCCGACGACGCGGACTCCCGAGGCGGCAAGCAGCTGCACCACGAGCTGCCCGATCAGCCCGAGGCCGATGACCAGTGCCACTTCGCCGAGCCGTGACTCGCCTTGGCGGACGCCCTGCAGCGCGATCGACCCGACGGTGCCGAAGGCCGCGTGCCGCGGCGCGAGGCCGTCCGGCACCGGCGCGTAGAGGTTCTTCGGCACCCAGTTGAGCTCGGCGTGCAGCGCGTGCTCGTTGCCGGCGCAGGCCACGAGGTCGCCGACCTTCACGTCGTCGATCCCGGCGCCGACCTGCTCGACCACCCCGCACAGCGAGTAGCCCAGCGGCGTGTAGGAGTCCAGCTTGCCCATCACCTTGCGGTAGGTGGCGGGCACCCCGTTGGTGGCCACGCTCTGCATGACCTTGGCCACCTGGTCAGGGCGGGAACGGGCCTTGCCCAGCATCGACATGCCGGCCTCGGACACCTTCATGAGCTCGGTCCCGGTGGAGATCAGCGAGTAGGCGGTCCGCACCAGCACACCGCCCGGCTTGCACCCCGGCACCGGAACGTCGAGCACCGCCAGCTCGCCGCTCTTGTAGTTCTGTACAACCTGTTTCACCCGAACTCCTCTGATTCCTAAGCCGTTACCGAGTGCTCTGGCCGGACCCAGAGGTCGCGTCGCGATACCAGTACTCGAGGGTCAGCACATGCCACAGATGCTTGGAGAAGTCCCGCTGCCCGGCGGCGTCCTCGGCGACCATGCGCGCCAGCGCGTCGCGGCGCAGGAGCCCGGAATTGACGAGCAGGCCGTCGTTGACCACCTCGCGCACCAGCGGCGCCAGATCCCGGCTCATCCAGGCGCGCAGCGGGGCGCTGAACAGGCCCTTGGGCCGGTACACGATCTCCCGGGGCAGGATCGAGGTGGCCGCCTCCTTGAGGACGGCCTTGCCCTGCCGCCCGACGATCTTGCGATCGCCGGGCACGGCGAACGCCGCCTTGACCACCTCGACGTCCACGTACGGCACCCGCACCTCGGTCGACGCGGCCATGCTCGACCGGTCCGTGTAAGCGAGGTTCAGGCCCGGCAGGAACATCCGGGCGTCGGTCAGGCACATGCGGTTGACGAAGTCGTCGAGGTCGTTGTCCTGGTAGGTGTCGGCATGTTCGGTCAGCACGTCCTCGACCGTCCCGGCCAGGTCCGGATCGACCAGGGCGAGCAGCTCTTCCTGGTCGTACATGGTGTAGCTGCGCCGGAACGCGGTCTCCTCCGGCAGATCGGCGAAGGAGAGGAACCGCTTCGCGAACCGCACCGACCGGTACCCCCGGCGGCTCGTCGCGACCGGCAGCCGGTCCACAGCCCTGGACAGGCCGCGCCGCAGGGGGCGCGGGACGCGCTGGTAGCGCAGCGCGAGCAGGTTGGCCAGGTGCTTGCGGTACCCGGCGAACAGCTCGTCGGCGCCCATCCCCGAGAGCATCACCTTGACCCCGGCCTCCCGGGCGGCCGAGCAGATCAGGAACGTGTTGATCGCGGCGGGGTCGCCGATCGGCTCGTCCAGGTGGTACGTCATCTGCGGCAGCAGGTCGAGCACGTTCGGAGCGATCTCGATCTCCCGCAGGTCGACGCCGAACCGCGCGGCCACCTGCCGGGCATAGCGCAGGTCGTCCGGCATCGCCTCGAACTTGGCGTCCTCGGCGCGGAACCCGATCGTGTACGCGGAGATCCCGGGTCGGTCGCGGGCCGCCAGCGCGGTCAGGTAGCTGGAGTCGAGGCCGCCGGAGAGGAAGGTCGCCACGGGTACGTCGGAGAGCAGGTGCTGCCGGGTCGACTCCTCGACGATGGCGGCCAGGTCCGGCCGCTCGCCGCTGCGGGCTCGCTCCTGGCCCTCGGCTGCGACGTCCTTCAGGTTCCAGAACCGGCCGCGCTCCACCCGGCCGTCGGGCCGGCACCTCAGCCAGCTCCCCGGCGGCAGCTTCTCCGCCTCGCGGAACGCACACCGTGAGTCCGGCACCCAGTAGTACAGCAGCGAGGCGACCAGCGCCGCGTGGTCCACCTCCAGCGCATCGCCGGTCGCGGCGGCGAGCGCCTTGAGCTCGGAGGCGAACACCAGGCCCGCACCGCGCCGGAGCAGGAACAGCGGCTTGATGCCCAACTGGTCGCGAGCCAGCACCAGTTCACCGGTGCGCTCGTCGAAGATGCCGAACGCGAACATGCCGCGCAGCCGGGGCAGGCAGTCCGTGCCCCAGCGCCGCCAGGCTTCGAGCAGCACCTCGGTGTCGGAGGTACCGCGAAAGCGCACCCCGGCGGCTGCCAGCTCGGCACGCAGCTCGGGCGCGTTGTACAGCTCGCCGTTGTACGTCAGGGCGAGGCCGTCCGAGACCATCGGCTGGGCGCCGGTCTCGGACAGGTCGATGATGGCCAGCCGACGGTGCCCGAGCTGCACTTCGCCGTCACCGACGGGGTGGCCGTACCGGCCCGCCCCGTCCGGACCGCGGTGGGCGAGGGTGTCGGTGAGCCGGTCGGTCACGACCTTCCCGTCCGGCCATCGGTAAGTGCCTGCGATGCCACACATGTCTACCGCGCCTCCTGGTCGTCGTCCGGGACCCGTGCGGCCCACGCCGGCTGCCGTTCCGGCCGCCGCTGGCCCTCCCCCACTGCCTGAACGGCGTGGGAGGTACCCCCACCGTTGTGCCGGGCCGGCCGCTCGCTCCGGCCGCGCAGCGCGGTGTGCAGCCCGTCCCACAGCGTGCCGTCGGTCCGGTCACGGGGATCGGGGTCGATCAGCACCACACCGATCACCGCAATGCGCTGGTCCGCGAGCTGCCGTGCCACGGTGTGCAGCCATGCGGCGCTGCCGTGCCCGGCGCGCACGACGAGCACGGTCTGGGTGCCGAGGTACTGGAGGTCGGTCCACGCGGTGCCGGGCGCGACCGAGCCGACGCCGATCCGGCGCTCCTGGTGCGACACGTCCGCAGCACGCTCGCCGCTGACCACGGTGGGGTCTCCTGGCTTCGGGCGGCGGGTTGCGAGCTGCGGGCCGGGCAGACCATCGACGATGACCACCGGCCCGTCCGCCGCCAGTGCCCCGGCGAGGTTCAGAGCGATCACGCTGGTGCTGCGCGCACAGCCCAGTTCCAGCAGCGACACGGGTTCCGCGGAGCCGCGCACGGTGCGGGCAAGGGTCGCGGTGAGCCGTTCGCGTGTCGCCCGGGTCCGTCGGCGCTGCCACAGCCTG of the Streptomyces sp. T12 genome contains:
- a CDS encoding bi-domain-containing oxidoreductase, which codes for MKQVVQNYKSGELAVLDVPVPGCKPGGVLVRTAYSLISTGTELMKVSEAGMSMLGKARSRPDQVAKVMQSVATNGVPATYRKVMGKLDSYTPLGYSLCGVVEQVGAGIDDVKVGDLVACAGNEHALHAELNWVPKNLYAPVPDGLAPRHAAFGTVGSIALQGVRQGESRLGEVALVIGLGLIGQLVVQLLAASGVRVVGADPDPVRCELAERLGAAACGDPASAAVEAAVAELTGGHGVDQVYLAAGGGSNQPVELAARLCRDRGRVVDIGKCRLDLPWNAYYEKELDVRFSRSYGPGRYDPEYELEGRDYPIGYVRWTERRNLACFLDLVARGSVDVEPLVSHVADFDDAVETYQRLKDGDLKAVAVLFRYPEPAGEAEEAEAPAVAVPAVKRPSGGVSTPARAAKTPVRLAFVGAGNYATSMLLPHLAQRDGVELSTVVTTTALSAANAQRKFGFAEATTDLDAVLGDKSIDAVFVVTRHSSHAELTRKALLAGKTVFVEKPLALTEDELAGVLAAVEESGNDRLQVGFNRRFAPLLQEARQRFGARTGPASLRYLVNAGRLQHGSWYLQQGTEGSRFAGEGGHFIDTASWLLGADPVSVYAVAASGNEDLQVVLRYPDGSTATISYVTNGAPGFPKETLDLVADGKVLRLDDFVRASLFADGGAGRKRWVSSRLPKARDKGQNAELAAFIKAVRTGGPMPVPLESLVATTAATLAVQAGLAGGAPVTLARAR
- the asnB gene encoding asparagine synthase (glutamine-hydrolyzing) — protein: MCGIAGTYRWPDGKVVTDRLTDTLAHRGPDGAGRYGHPVGDGEVQLGHRRLAIIDLSETGAQPMVSDGLALTYNGELYNAPELRAELAAAGVRFRGTSDTEVLLEAWRRWGTDCLPRLRGMFAFGIFDERTGELVLARDQLGIKPLFLLRRGAGLVFASELKALAAATGDALEVDHAALVASLLYYWVPDSRCAFREAEKLPPGSWLRCRPDGRVERGRFWNLKDVAAEGQERARSGERPDLAAIVEESTRQHLLSDVPVATFLSGGLDSSYLTALAARDRPGISAYTIGFRAEDAKFEAMPDDLRYARQVAARFGVDLREIEIAPNVLDLLPQMTYHLDEPIGDPAAINTFLICSAAREAGVKVMLSGMGADELFAGYRKHLANLLALRYQRVPRPLRRGLSRAVDRLPVATSRRGYRSVRFAKRFLSFADLPEETAFRRSYTMYDQEELLALVDPDLAGTVEDVLTEHADTYQDNDLDDFVNRMCLTDARMFLPGLNLAYTDRSSMAASTEVRVPYVDVEVVKAAFAVPGDRKIVGRQGKAVLKEAATSILPREIVYRPKGLFSAPLRAWMSRDLAPLVREVVNDGLLVNSGLLRRDALARMVAEDAAGQRDFSKHLWHVLTLEYWYRDATSGSGQSTR